GCCGGGATCGGCCCGTACCGCCTGCTCGCGGCGCTCTACCACCCCGAGATCGACCCCGCCGTCGCGCCGCTGCTCGCCCCCGCCCACGCCGAACTGGCGCGCACGGCCGAGGTGTTCCTCGACAACGCGGGCCAGGCGGGCCGCACGGCGGCGGCCCTGGGCATCCACCGGCAGACCCTCTACTACCGGCTGTCCCGGGTCGAACAGCTCACGGGCCTGGACCTGGACGACGGCGAGGACCGGCTGCTGCTCCACATGTCCCTGAAGTCCGCGAAGCTGTAGGCCCCTGACGGGAACTCAGTCCCGCTCCCCCATCAGGACCTTGAGCCCCTCCGTGAGGTCCTCCGCGCTCGGCGCGGTCTCCGGGTCGACCATCCACTGGATCATCACGCCGGTGGCGAGGGCCTGGCAGAGCAGTCCGGCGACCCGGGCCTTCTCCGGGTCGGCCTCCGGGTCGATGCCGAGGAAGCCCTCGGCCATGCCGAGGCGCCCCTCCCGCTGGGGCTCCTTGATGGCGTCGCGCAGCTTCTCGTCGTCGTCGAGCCGCGTGACGATCTCGGTCTGGAGCTTCCAGACGGGCCGGCTGGCCTCGGCCGCCCCGATCACCTGCTCCCAGACGGCGTGGAAGCGCGCGTACGGGTCGGCCGGCAGCTCCCGCTTGTCCTCGCCGGTGCCCGCGGGGCCGACCTGATGGCCCCACTCCTCGGTGAGGGCCAGGAAGGCCTGCTGGAGCAGGGCGTCCTTGGAGCCGTAGTGGTAGCCGATGGAGGCGAGGTTGGTGCCCGAGGCGGCGACGATGTCGCGGGCCGTGGTGCGCCCGTACCCCTTCTCCAGGAGGCAGCGCTTGGCACCGTCGAGCAGGTCTTCCTTGTGTCCCATGACAGCACTGTACCCGGCCTCTAGACAATCGTGTAAGACGAATGTCTAGAAACCGGGTACGCGTACGTGTGTACGGAGGGGCTTCGCGTCAGATCAGGTTGACCGAGCGGGCCGAGGCGGCGCCGATCTCCTCGGCGATCTCCGCCAGGACGGCCGCCGGCAGCGTGTCGTCCACGGTGAGGACGACGAGCGCCTCGCCACCCTCCTCCGCGCGGGAGACCTGCATGCCCGCGATGTTCAGACCGGCCTCGCCGAGGATCCGGCCGACGGTGCCGACGACACCGGGGCGGTCCTCGTAGCGCAGCACGACCATGTGGTCGGCGAGCGCCAGGTCCACGTCGTAGTCGCCGACCGCGACGAGCTTCTGGAGGTGCTTGGGGCCCGCCAGCGTGCCGGAGACCGCGACCTCCTCGCCGTTCGCCAGCGTGCCGCGCACGGTGACGACGTTGCGGTGGTCGGGCGACTCGGAGCTCGTCGTCAGACGGACCTCGACACCGCGCTCCTGCGCGAACAGCGGGGCGTTGACGTACGACACGGTCTCGTCGACCACGTCCTCGAACACGCCCTTGAGCGCGGAGAGTTCGAGCACCTTCACGTCGTGCTGGGTGATCTCGCCGTAGACCTCGACGTCGAGACGGGCCGCGACCTCGCCCGCGAGGGCGGTGAAGATCCGGCCGAGCTTCTCGGCGAGCGGCAGACCCGGCTTCACGTCCTCGGCGATGACACCGCCCTGGACGTTGACCGCGTCCGGGACCAGCTCGCCCGCGAGCGCCAGGCGCACCGACTTGGCGACCGCGACGCCGGCCTTCTCCTGGGCCTCGTCCGTGGACGCGCCGAGGTGCGGGGTGCAGACGACCTGGTCGAGCTCGAAGAGCGGGGAGTCCGTGCAGGGCTCCTTCGCGTACACGTCGAGGCCCGCGCCGGCGACCCGGCCCTCCTTGAGGGCGGTGTAGAGCGCCGCCTCGTCCACGATCCCGCCGCGCGCGGCGTTGACGATCCGGACGGAGGGCTTGACCTTGTGCAGCGCCTCGTCACCGATGAGACCGAGGGTCTCCGGGGTCTTCGGCAGGTGGACGGTGATGAAGTCCGCGACCTCCAGGAGCTCGTCCAGGGCCAGCAGCTTCACCCCCATCTGGGCGGCGCGGGCCGGCTGCACGTAGGGGTCGTACGCGACGATCTTCATGCCGAAGGCGGACATGCGCTGGGCGACCAGGACGCCGATGCGGCCGAGGCCGACGACACCGAGGGTCTTCTCGCTCAGCTCGACGCCGGTGTACTTGTTGCGCTTCCACTCGCCGTTCTTCAGCGCGGTGTTGGCCTGCGGGATGTTGCGCGCGGTGGCGACCAGCAGACCGCACGCGAGCTCGGCGGCGGTGACGATGTTCGAGGTCGGGGCGTTGACGACCATCACGCCGGCCTTGGTGGCGGCGGAGAC
The sequence above is a segment of the Streptomyces sp. NBC_01255 genome. Coding sequences within it:
- a CDS encoding TetR/AcrR family transcriptional regulator, yielding MGHKEDLLDGAKRCLLEKGYGRTTARDIVAASGTNLASIGYHYGSKDALLQQAFLALTEEWGHQVGPAGTGEDKRELPADPYARFHAVWEQVIGAAEASRPVWKLQTEIVTRLDDDEKLRDAIKEPQREGRLGMAEGFLGIDPEADPEKARVAGLLCQALATGVMIQWMVDPETAPSAEDLTEGLKVLMGERD
- the serA gene encoding phosphoglycerate dehydrogenase, which translates into the protein MSSKPVVLIAEELSPATVDALGPDFEIRHCNGADRAELIPAIADVDAILVRSATKVDAEAIAAAKKLRVVARAGVGLDNVDVSAATKAGVMVVNAPTSNIVTAAELACGLLVATARNIPQANTALKNGEWKRNKYTGVELSEKTLGVVGLGRIGVLVAQRMSAFGMKIVAYDPYVQPARAAQMGVKLLALDELLEVADFITVHLPKTPETLGLIGDEALHKVKPSVRIVNAARGGIVDEAALYTALKEGRVAGAGLDVYAKEPCTDSPLFELDQVVCTPHLGASTDEAQEKAGVAVAKSVRLALAGELVPDAVNVQGGVIAEDVKPGLPLAEKLGRIFTALAGEVAARLDVEVYGEITQHDVKVLELSALKGVFEDVVDETVSYVNAPLFAQERGVEVRLTTSSESPDHRNVVTVRGTLANGEEVAVSGTLAGPKHLQKLVAVGDYDVDLALADHMVVLRYEDRPGVVGTVGRILGEAGLNIAGMQVSRAEEGGEALVVLTVDDTLPAAVLAEIAEEIGAASARSVNLI